One window from the genome of Streptomyces cadmiisoli encodes:
- a CDS encoding DNA polymerase III subunit alpha: protein MPGFTHLHTVSGFSLRYGASHPERLAERASERGMDALALTDRDTLGGAVRFAKACAAEGVRPLFGVNLAVEGFEPDGPVRRERRRTPVRGGAFIDESTPRVVYLARDGARGWADLCGLVTAAHTAEGAPLLPRSANHGDGLVVLLGPDSGVGRALAAGRPDRAARLLVPWREAYGDALRLETVWHGREGTGPGSLRLAARTVGFAAEQRVRPVLSNAVRYADPGQGRVADVLDAARRLVPIDPTEELDSGEAWLKDADAMLRAAERIVEAAGFRRDTAHRLLEQTRATAAECLVDPEDDLGIGSVHFPEPHLVGAGRRTAQRVLASRAAAGMVRLGHAGRRAYWERMHEELDVIAHHGFASYFLTVARVVDDVKGMGIRVAARGSGAGSLVNHLLGIAHADPVEHGLLMERFLSKRRPVLPDIDIDVESARRLEVYRAIIDRFGAERVATVAMPETYRVRHAIRDVGAALSMDPADIDRIAKSFPHIRARDARAALEELPELRRLAGEKERYGELWELVEGLDALPRGIAMHPCGVLLSDSSLLARTPVVPTSGEGFPMAQFDKDDVEDLGLLKLDVLGVRMQSAMAHAVAEVERATGERVDLDAVRDGDPATYDLIRSAETLGCFQIESPGQRDLVGRLQPAGFHDLVVDISLFRPGPVAADMVRPFIEARHGRAPIRYPHPDLEEPLRETYGVVVFHEQVIHIIDIMTGCGRGEADRVRRGLSDPGSQGRIGVWFAQHAAAKGYDAETIRRTWEIVEAFGSYGFCKAHAVAFAVPTYQSAWLKAHHPAAFYAGLLAHDPGMYPKRLLLADARRRGVPILPLDVNKSGVTHQIELVSDSKGGAKVWGLRLALSDVHGISEAEAARVAEGQPYASLLDFWERARPSRPLAQRLAQVGALDAFGANRRDLQLHLTELHRGARSRGGGQLPLSGGHRTASAGLPDLSSTERLSAELGVLSMDASRNLMDDHRAFLEELGVASARRLREARHGETVLVAGAKAATQTPPVRSGKRVIFSTLDDGTGLVDLAFFDDSHDACAHTVFHSWLLLVRGVVQRRGPRSLSVVGSAAWNLAELVELRAEGGLDVVAARLAEPVGGPDDPDAPDGRDAPDGDPTRGRRIRLPTGYELHPWADLRPAGEAPAKVRKLWHQSPGSAG from the coding sequence GTGCCTGGGTTCACGCATCTGCACACCGTCTCCGGGTTCTCCCTGCGCTACGGCGCCTCCCATCCGGAACGGCTGGCCGAGCGTGCCTCCGAGCGGGGCATGGACGCCCTCGCCCTCACCGACCGCGACACCCTCGGCGGCGCGGTCCGCTTCGCCAAGGCCTGCGCCGCGGAGGGCGTCCGTCCGCTGTTCGGCGTGAACCTGGCGGTGGAGGGGTTCGAGCCCGACGGGCCGGTACGACGGGAAAGGCGCCGCACGCCCGTGCGCGGCGGTGCCTTCATCGACGAGTCGACTCCCCGGGTCGTCTATCTCGCCCGGGACGGCGCCCGGGGCTGGGCCGACCTGTGCGGACTCGTCACCGCGGCGCACACCGCCGAGGGCGCCCCGCTGCTGCCCCGGTCCGCCAACCACGGCGACGGCCTCGTCGTCCTGCTCGGCCCCGACTCCGGCGTCGGCCGCGCCCTCGCCGCGGGCCGCCCGGACCGCGCGGCCCGGCTGCTCGTTCCCTGGCGGGAGGCCTACGGCGACGCCCTGCGCCTGGAGACCGTCTGGCACGGCCGCGAGGGCACCGGCCCCGGCTCCCTGCGGCTGGCCGCCCGTACCGTCGGCTTCGCCGCCGAGCAGCGCGTGCGGCCCGTGCTCAGCAACGCCGTCCGGTACGCGGACCCGGGGCAGGGCCGGGTCGCCGACGTGCTGGACGCCGCCCGCCGTCTCGTCCCCATCGACCCCACCGAGGAACTGGACTCCGGCGAGGCCTGGCTCAAGGACGCCGACGCCATGCTGCGCGCCGCCGAGCGGATCGTCGAGGCCGCGGGCTTCCGGCGCGACACCGCCCACCGGCTGCTGGAGCAGACGCGGGCGACCGCCGCCGAGTGCCTGGTCGATCCCGAGGACGACCTCGGCATCGGCTCCGTCCACTTCCCCGAGCCGCACCTCGTCGGCGCCGGGCGGCGCACCGCGCAGCGGGTGCTGGCCTCCCGGGCGGCGGCGGGGATGGTGCGGCTCGGCCACGCCGGCCGGCGCGCGTACTGGGAGCGGATGCACGAGGAACTGGACGTCATCGCCCACCACGGCTTCGCCTCCTACTTCCTCACGGTCGCCCGGGTCGTCGACGACGTGAAGGGGATGGGCATCCGGGTCGCGGCGCGCGGCTCCGGCGCGGGCTCCCTCGTCAACCACCTCCTCGGCATCGCCCACGCCGACCCCGTCGAGCACGGGCTGCTGATGGAGCGCTTCCTGTCCAAGCGCCGCCCGGTGCTGCCCGACATCGACATCGACGTGGAGTCCGCGCGGCGGCTGGAGGTCTACCGGGCGATCATCGACCGGTTCGGCGCCGAACGGGTGGCGACGGTCGCGATGCCGGAGACGTACCGCGTCCGCCACGCGATCCGGGACGTCGGCGCGGCCCTGTCCATGGACCCGGCCGACATCGACCGCATCGCCAAGTCCTTCCCGCACATCCGCGCGCGAGACGCCCGCGCGGCCCTGGAGGAACTGCCCGAACTGCGGAGACTCGCGGGGGAGAAGGAGAGGTACGGCGAGCTGTGGGAGCTGGTCGAGGGGCTGGACGCCCTCCCGCGCGGGATCGCCATGCACCCCTGCGGCGTCCTGCTGTCCGACTCCTCCCTCCTGGCTCGTACACCGGTCGTGCCGACCAGCGGTGAGGGCTTCCCGATGGCGCAGTTCGACAAGGACGACGTCGAGGACCTCGGGCTGCTCAAGCTCGATGTGCTGGGTGTGCGGATGCAGTCGGCGATGGCGCACGCGGTGGCGGAGGTGGAGCGGGCGACGGGGGAGCGGGTCGACCTGGACGCGGTGCGGGACGGCGACCCGGCGACGTACGACCTCATCCGGTCCGCCGAGACGCTGGGCTGCTTCCAGATCGAGTCGCCGGGCCAGCGGGACCTGGTCGGCAGGCTCCAGCCGGCCGGCTTCCACGACCTGGTCGTGGACATCTCGCTGTTCCGGCCGGGTCCGGTCGCCGCCGACATGGTGCGGCCGTTCATCGAGGCGCGGCACGGGCGGGCGCCGATCCGCTACCCGCACCCGGACCTGGAGGAGCCGCTGCGGGAGACGTACGGGGTCGTCGTCTTCCACGAGCAGGTCATCCACATCATCGACATCATGACCGGCTGCGGGCGCGGCGAGGCCGACCGGGTGCGGCGCGGACTGTCCGACCCGGGGTCGCAGGGCCGGATCGGGGTGTGGTTCGCGCAGCACGCGGCGGCGAAGGGATATGACGCGGAAACGATTCGGCGGACCTGGGAGATCGTCGAGGCCTTCGGGTCGTACGGCTTCTGCAAGGCGCACGCGGTCGCCTTCGCGGTGCCGACGTACCAGTCGGCATGGCTGAAGGCGCATCATCCGGCCGCCTTCTACGCGGGGCTGCTCGCGCACGACCCCGGGATGTACCCGAAGCGGCTGCTGCTGGCGGACGCGCGGCGGCGCGGGGTGCCGATCCTGCCGCTGGACGTGAACAAGTCGGGCGTCACCCATCAGATCGAACTGGTGTCTGATTCAAAGGGTGGTGCGAAAGTGTGGGGGCTGCGGCTGGCCCTGTCCGACGTGCACGGCATCAGCGAGGCCGAGGCCGCCCGGGTCGCCGAGGGGCAGCCGTACGCCTCGCTGCTGGACTTCTGGGAGCGGGCGCGGCCGAGCCGGCCGCTCGCCCAACGGCTCGCGCAGGTCGGCGCGCTGGACGCGTTCGGCGCCAACCGCCGCGATCTGCAACTGCATCTGACCGAGCTGCACCGGGGCGCCCGGAGCCGGGGCGGTGGCCAGCTCCCGCTGTCCGGGGGGCACAGGACCGCGTCGGCCGGGCTGCCCGACCTCTCGTCGACGGAGCGGCTCAGCGCCGAGCTGGGTGTGCTGTCCATGGACGCCTCACGCAATCTGATGGACGACCACCGGGCCTTCCTCGAGGAGCTGGGCGTGGCGTCGGCGCGGCGGCTGCGGGAGGCCCGGCACGGTGAGACGGTGCTGGTCGCGGGGGCCAAGGCGGCCACGCAGACGCCGCCGGTCCGGTCCGGCAAGCGGGTCATCTTCAGCACCCTGGACGACGGTACGGGCCTGGTCGACCTCGCCTTCTTCGACGACTCCCACGACGCCTGCGCCCACACCGTCTTCCACTCCTGGCTGCTGCTGGTGCGCGGAGTGGTGCAGCGCCGCGGCCCGCGCAGCCTCAGCGTGGTCGGCTCCGCCGCCTGGAACCTCGCCGAGCTGGTCGAACTGCGCGCCGAGGGCGGACTCGACGTGGTGGCGGCGCGGCTGGCGGAGCCGGTCGGGGGCCCGGACGACCCGGACGCCCCGGACGGCCGGGACGCCCCGGACGGCGATCCGACGCGCGGTCGTCGAATCCGTCTGCCCACCGGATACGAACTGCATCCGTGGGCGGATCTGCGCCCCGCGGGCGAAGCGCCCGCGAAGGTACGGAAGTTGTGGCACCAGAGTCCGGGGAGTGCGGGATGA
- a CDS encoding GntR family transcriptional regulator: MTLQIHIDEGAEAPPFEQVREQISTQARSGVLPVGYRLPTVRGLAEALGLAANTVAKAYRALETDGVIETRGRNGTFVAAAGSAAERQAASAAQAYADRVRRLGLGEDAALAAVSDALRAAYRQ, translated from the coding sequence GTGACCTTGCAGATCCACATCGATGAGGGTGCCGAGGCGCCGCCGTTCGAGCAGGTGCGGGAGCAGATCTCCACGCAGGCGCGGTCGGGGGTGCTGCCCGTGGGGTACCGGCTGCCGACGGTTCGCGGGCTCGCGGAGGCGCTCGGGCTGGCCGCGAACACGGTGGCCAAGGCGTACCGGGCGCTGGAGACGGACGGGGTGATCGAGACCCGCGGACGCAACGGGACGTTCGTCGCGGCCGCCGGCTCGGCGGCGGAGCGTCAGGCGGCGTCGGCCGCGCAGGCGTACGCGGACCGGGTCCGGCGGCTCGGGCTCGGCGAGGACGCCGCGCTCGCCGCGGTGAGCGACGCCCTGCGGGCGGCCTACCGGCAGTAG
- a CDS encoding GNAT family N-acetyltransferase: MTVIVRDLRPDVPADVEGFARVRHLALPFMLSTPRSVVHGVTRAHPDAHHRALVAERDGEIIGTAQVGLAHESPEPGQGYVNVYVHPERLRHGAGSLLVRTAEEHLAALGATRLFTWVLDAPADRAFAERHGYRASRSAHFLRLDLADGALPPLADPPAGAELRTAADFAADPRPMFELDAEATSDEPSDIDHELTDYEAWLEGTWHGPLLDLDLTSVVVVDGRPVAFSAAHTDGGTRYGSAMTGTARAFRGRGLAKLAKNDSLHRARAAGYREAYTGNDAGNGPMLAINRWFGYEICATEVRHARELG, translated from the coding sequence ATGACTGTGATCGTGCGCGACCTGCGCCCCGACGTCCCGGCCGATGTCGAGGGCTTCGCCCGGGTCCGGCATCTCGCGCTGCCCTTCATGCTGTCCACCCCGCGCTCCGTCGTCCACGGCGTGACCCGGGCCCACCCCGACGCCCATCACCGCGCCCTGGTCGCCGAGCGGGACGGCGAGATCATCGGCACGGCGCAGGTCGGTCTGGCCCATGAGAGCCCGGAGCCGGGCCAGGGCTACGTCAACGTCTATGTGCATCCGGAGCGGCTGCGGCACGGCGCCGGTTCGCTGCTGGTCCGCACCGCGGAGGAACATCTCGCCGCGCTGGGGGCGACGAGGCTGTTCACCTGGGTCCTGGACGCCCCGGCCGACCGCGCCTTCGCCGAGCGCCACGGCTATCGCGCGAGCCGCAGCGCGCACTTCCTGCGCCTCGATCTGGCCGACGGCGCGCTGCCGCCCCTCGCGGACCCGCCGGCGGGCGCCGAACTGCGTACGGCCGCCGACTTCGCGGCCGATCCCCGGCCGATGTTCGAGCTGGACGCGGAGGCGACGTCGGACGAGCCGAGCGACATCGACCACGAACTCACGGACTACGAGGCCTGGCTCGAGGGCACCTGGCACGGACCGCTCCTCGATCTCGACCTGACCTCGGTCGTGGTCGTCGACGGCCGGCCGGTCGCCTTCAGCGCGGCCCACACCGACGGCGGCACCCGCTACGGCAGCGCCATGACCGGCACCGCCCGCGCCTTCCGCGGCCGGGGCCTGGCCAAGCTCGCCAAGAACGACTCCCTGCACCGCGCCCGCGCGGCCGGGTACCGGGAGGCCTACACCGGCAACGACGCGGGCAACGGCCCGATGCTCGCGATCAACAGGTGGTTCGGGTACGAGATCTGCGCCACGGAGGTGCGCCATGCCCGCGAACTCGGCTGA
- a CDS encoding DUF5925 domain-containing protein — MSANPYDALPIRLNVDDSDSPSDVVDALFLGRFATGEQPYSHAANIDRVRSGATLLPPDARVLRVARDDDRSATLAEGDGWTLLVSRWSRGADVTVTATTSELAKKVLDQATDGAADEPEPQPENVTMGFWYVSPRRGPHRTTRQISAGTWDEVRPNYTAPVADAMDRLMKTTPEDIAGRLLLLHGPPGTGKTSALRTLARSWRDWCQVDCVLDPERLFSDVGYLMDIAIGEEDAAGKGRWRLLLLEDCDELIRGEAKHTAGQALSRLLNLTDGLLGQGRNVLVGVTTNEDLERLHPAVVRPGRCLARIEVGPLTRRESVAWLGGEEGVGREGATLAELYALRRGTSPTALPEPRGGTEAGLYL; from the coding sequence ATGTCTGCGAACCCTTACGACGCTCTGCCGATCCGGCTCAACGTCGACGACAGCGACTCGCCGTCCGATGTCGTCGACGCGCTGTTCCTCGGCCGCTTCGCGACGGGCGAGCAGCCGTACTCGCACGCGGCGAACATCGACCGGGTGCGGTCCGGGGCGACGCTGCTGCCGCCGGACGCCCGTGTGCTGCGCGTGGCCCGCGACGACGACCGCAGTGCCACGCTGGCGGAGGGCGACGGCTGGACGCTGCTCGTCTCCCGCTGGAGCCGCGGGGCCGACGTCACGGTGACGGCGACCACGTCCGAGCTGGCGAAGAAGGTCCTCGACCAGGCCACGGACGGCGCGGCGGACGAGCCCGAACCGCAGCCGGAGAACGTGACGATGGGCTTCTGGTACGTCTCCCCGAGGCGCGGGCCGCACCGCACGACGCGGCAGATCTCGGCGGGCACGTGGGACGAGGTGCGGCCCAACTACACCGCTCCGGTCGCGGACGCCATGGACCGGCTGATGAAGACGACCCCGGAGGACATCGCGGGCCGGCTGCTGCTTCTGCACGGGCCGCCCGGCACCGGCAAGACGTCGGCGCTGCGCACGCTCGCCCGCTCCTGGCGGGACTGGTGCCAGGTGGACTGCGTCCTGGACCCCGAGCGGCTCTTCTCCGACGTCGGCTATCTGATGGACATCGCGATCGGCGAGGAGGACGCGGCGGGCAAGGGCCGCTGGCGGCTGCTCCTGCTGGAGGACTGCGACGAGCTGATCCGCGGCGAGGCGAAGCACACGGCGGGGCAGGCGCTGTCCCGGCTGCTCAACCTCACCGACGGCCTGCTGGGCCAGGGGCGCAACGTCCTGGTCGGGGTGACCACCAACGAGGACCTGGAGCGGCTGCACCCCGCCGTGGTCCGGCCGGGCCGCTGTCTGGCGCGGATCGAGGTGGGGCCGCTGACCCGGCGGGAATCCGTGGCCTGGCTGGGCGGCGAGGAGGGCGTCGGCCGTGAGGGCGCGACACTGGCGGAGCTGTACGCGCTGCGCCGGGGCACCTCGCCGACGGCGCTTCCGGAGCCGCGGGGCGGCACGGAGGCGGGGCTGTACCTGTAG
- a CDS encoding esterase/lipase family protein yields the protein MLPWKRVLRSAAALLLAAVAATLPAATAAHGADTATATASSGGWNDYSCKPSTAHPRPVVLVHGTFGNSVDNWLGLAPYLTNRGYCVFSLDYGQLPGVPFFHGLGPIDKSAEQLDRFVDKVLAATGAGEVDLVGHSQGGMMPRHYLRFLGGAAEVNALIGLAPSNHGATLSGLTHLLPYFPGAEELLSAATPALADQIPGSAFLTELNEGGDTVPGVRYTVITTKYDQVVTPYRSQFLSGSNVRNVLLQDLCPVDLSEHVAIGLFDRIAFHEVANALDPARAKPTTCASVFS from the coding sequence ATGCTGCCCTGGAAACGAGTGCTCAGATCCGCTGCCGCGCTGCTGCTGGCAGCCGTCGCCGCCACCCTCCCCGCCGCCACCGCAGCCCATGGGGCCGACACCGCCACCGCCACGGCCTCGTCCGGCGGCTGGAACGACTACTCCTGCAAGCCCTCCACCGCCCACCCCCGCCCCGTCGTCCTGGTGCACGGCACCTTCGGCAACTCCGTCGACAACTGGCTGGGGCTGGCACCCTACCTGACCAACCGCGGTTACTGCGTCTTCTCGCTCGATTACGGCCAGCTGCCGGGTGTCCCGTTCTTCCACGGCCTCGGCCCGATCGACAAGTCGGCGGAGCAACTGGACCGGTTCGTCGACAAGGTGCTCGCCGCGACCGGCGCCGGCGAGGTCGACCTCGTCGGGCACTCGCAGGGCGGCATGATGCCCCGCCACTACCTCCGGTTCCTCGGCGGAGCAGCCGAGGTGAACGCCCTCATCGGCCTCGCGCCCTCCAACCACGGCGCGACGCTGAGCGGACTCACCCATTTGCTGCCGTACTTCCCGGGCGCCGAGGAACTGCTCTCGGCCGCCACCCCCGCCCTCGCCGACCAGATCCCCGGTTCCGCCTTCCTCACCGAGCTCAACGAGGGCGGCGACACCGTGCCCGGCGTCCGGTACACCGTCATCACCACCAAGTACGACCAGGTGGTCACGCCGTACCGCAGCCAGTTCCTGAGCGGTTCGAACGTGCGCAACGTCCTGCTCCAGGACCTGTGCCCGGTCGACCTCTCGGAGCACGTGGCGATCGGGCTGTTCGACCGGATCGCCTTCCACGAGGTGGCCAACGCCCTCGATCCGGCCCGGGCCAAGCCCACCACCTGCGCGTCGGTGTTCAGTTGA
- a CDS encoding DUF402 domain-containing protein — MPANSAEPARTVEVVLVKGGRTKIRYPAELLGDDGVRISVRAPWAGDAARDFGFVRFESGDVFTEHYWRDRWYSVKEVRDARGVLKGWYCDVTRPAELSGTRLVVEDLDLDLWRSADGTDVRRLDEDEFALSGLPARDPAAAAAAVAALDELEALAHDDAFEALLG; from the coding sequence ATGCCCGCGAACTCGGCTGAACCGGCCCGCACGGTGGAGGTGGTCCTGGTCAAGGGCGGCCGTACGAAGATCCGTTACCCGGCCGAGCTGCTCGGGGACGACGGCGTCCGGATCTCGGTGCGCGCGCCCTGGGCGGGTGACGCCGCCCGTGACTTCGGCTTCGTGCGCTTCGAGTCGGGCGACGTCTTCACCGAGCACTACTGGCGCGACCGCTGGTACTCGGTGAAGGAGGTCCGCGACGCCCGGGGGGTGTTGAAGGGCTGGTACTGCGACGTCACCCGCCCGGCCGAGCTGTCGGGCACGCGGCTGGTCGTCGAGGATCTCGACCTGGACCTGTGGCGCTCCGCCGACGGCACGGACGTACGCCGGCTGGACGAGGACGAGTTCGCGCTGAGCGGCCTGCCGGCGCGGGACCCGGCAGCGGCGGCCGCCGCCGTCGCCGCCCTGGACGAGCTGGAGGCCCTGGCCCACGACGACGCCTTCGAGGCGCTGCTCGGCTAG
- a CDS encoding class I SAM-dependent methyltransferase, with the protein MTDDDGTTSPDAVDWDASAAGFDDEPDHGLRDPDVRAAWAERLSRWLPGPARDVLDLGCGTGSLSLLAAEQGHRVTGVDRSRAMVDRARAKLAGRDAAFLVGDAVAPPVGEQRFDVVLVRHVVWTLPDPGRALRHWRGLVRPGGRFVLVEGVWGTSSPVGIPAERLLALVLPLVGQARVERLSEDARLWGRAVEDERYALVAVV; encoded by the coding sequence ATGACGGATGACGACGGTACGACCTCGCCGGACGCCGTGGACTGGGACGCGTCGGCCGCCGGCTTCGACGACGAGCCGGACCACGGGCTGCGCGACCCTGACGTCCGGGCCGCCTGGGCGGAGCGACTGAGCCGGTGGCTGCCCGGCCCCGCCCGCGACGTCCTCGACCTGGGCTGCGGCACCGGCAGCCTGTCGCTGCTCGCGGCCGAGCAGGGGCACCGCGTCACCGGTGTCGACCGGTCCCGGGCCATGGTGGACCGGGCCCGCGCGAAGCTCGCCGGACGTGACGCCGCGTTCCTCGTCGGTGACGCGGTGGCGCCCCCGGTGGGGGAGCAGCGTTTCGACGTCGTCCTCGTGCGGCACGTCGTGTGGACGCTGCCGGACCCCGGCCGCGCGCTGCGGCACTGGCGGGGGCTGGTGCGGCCCGGCGGACGGTTCGTGCTGGTCGAGGGGGTGTGGGGGACGTCGAGTCCGGTCGGCATCCCGGCCGAGCGGCTGCTCGCGCTCGTGCTGCCGCTGGTGGGGCAGGCGCGCGTGGAGCGGCTGTCGGAGGACGCCCGGCTGTGGGGCAGAGCCGTGGAGGACGAGCGATACGCCCTGGTGGCGGTGGTCTGA
- a CDS encoding DUF72 domain-containing protein yields MTLFVGTSGWQYKDWRGLLYPEGCPTRLWLEEYAARFATVEVNNAFYRLPTRENFAAWRERVPPDFVVAVKASRYLTHVRRLRDPEEPVHRLMSHAAGLGRRLGPVLLQLPPTLRADPDLLDACLGCFPASTRVAVEPRHDSWWTPRVEEVLRSRGAALCWADVLGRPATPLRRTADWGYVRFHQGRAHPWPHYGRRSLRTWVDRIATTWSDRQDVYAYFNNDPGGAAVEDASAFAVLAHGAGLTVTRTPQDLLTRG; encoded by the coding sequence ATGACCCTGTTCGTCGGCACGTCGGGGTGGCAGTACAAGGACTGGCGGGGGCTGCTGTACCCGGAGGGCTGTCCCACCCGGCTGTGGCTGGAGGAGTACGCGGCGCGCTTCGCCACCGTGGAGGTGAACAACGCGTTCTACCGGCTGCCGACACGGGAGAACTTCGCCGCCTGGCGGGAACGCGTGCCGCCGGACTTCGTCGTCGCGGTCAAGGCCAGCCGCTACCTGACCCACGTCAGGCGGCTGCGGGACCCCGAGGAACCGGTGCACCGTCTGATGAGCCATGCCGCGGGCCTCGGCCGCCGGCTCGGCCCGGTCCTGCTCCAGCTGCCGCCGACGCTGCGCGCGGACCCGGACCTGCTGGACGCCTGCCTCGGCTGCTTCCCCGCCTCGACGCGCGTGGCGGTCGAACCGCGCCACGACTCGTGGTGGACCCCGCGGGTCGAGGAGGTGCTGCGGTCCAGGGGCGCGGCGCTGTGCTGGGCGGACGTCCTCGGTCGCCCCGCGACGCCGCTGCGCCGCACCGCCGACTGGGGCTACGTCCGCTTCCACCAGGGCCGCGCCCACCCGTGGCCCCACTACGGGCGCCGGTCCCTGCGCACCTGGGTCGACCGGATCGCGACCACCTGGTCCGACCGGCAGGACGTGTACGCCTACTTCAACAACGACCCGGGCGGGGCGGCGGTGGAGGACGCGTCGGCGTTCGCGGTCCTTGCGCACGGTGCGGGGCTGACGGTCACCCGCACCCCGCAGGACCTGCTCACCCGGGGATGA
- a CDS encoding DNA polymerase Y family protein has translation MTILCVRFQLPPTHETALPGLLGLLEEFTPVVEALPPDGALADLRGAERYFGRDAVELASVIRVRALAHHDCVMGAGPGPMLARVALRDAGPGVTRVVPGEPAAVAEFLAGRPVTALPGVGAATARTLREYGLDTLGRVATAPLSTLQRLIGATAGRELHEKANGVDRGRVVPNAVSRSLATERPFSRDELDPDRHRRALLAAAGELGARLRALEKVCRTLTLTVRYADRSATTRSRTLTEPTAHSAALAKAAYGMYESLGLQRARVRALALRAEGLASAEKASHQLTFDPVDEKVRRIEEVADRARARFGARAVMPGSLAA, from the coding sequence ATGACCATCCTCTGCGTACGTTTCCAGCTGCCGCCGACGCACGAGACGGCCCTGCCGGGGCTGCTCGGTCTGCTGGAGGAGTTCACGCCGGTCGTCGAGGCGCTCCCGCCGGACGGGGCGCTGGCCGATCTGCGCGGCGCCGAGCGGTACTTCGGGCGGGACGCGGTGGAGCTGGCGTCGGTGATCCGGGTCCGCGCGCTCGCCCACCACGACTGCGTGATGGGCGCCGGACCCGGCCCGATGCTGGCCCGCGTGGCGCTGCGCGACGCAGGGCCCGGTGTGACCCGTGTGGTGCCCGGGGAGCCGGCGGCCGTCGCGGAGTTCCTCGCCGGCCGGCCCGTCACCGCGCTCCCGGGTGTCGGCGCCGCGACCGCCCGCACCCTGCGCGAGTACGGCCTCGACACCCTCGGCCGGGTCGCCACCGCGCCGCTGTCCACGCTCCAGCGCCTGATCGGCGCGACGGCCGGCCGCGAGCTGCACGAGAAGGCGAACGGCGTCGACCGCGGCCGCGTCGTACCGAACGCCGTCTCCCGCTCCCTGGCCACCGAACGACCGTTCTCGCGCGACGAGCTGGACCCCGACCGGCACCGCCGCGCACTGCTCGCCGCCGCCGGGGAACTGGGCGCCCGGCTGCGCGCCCTGGAGAAGGTCTGCCGCACCCTGACCCTCACCGTCCGCTACGCCGACCGCTCCGCCACCACCCGCAGCCGCACCCTCACGGAACCCACGGCCCACTCGGCGGCGCTGGCGAAGGCGGCGTACGGCATGTACGAGTCCCTCGGTCTCCAGCGTGCCCGGGTCCGCGCGCTCGCCCTGCGCGCCGAGGGTCTCGCCTCGGCTGAGAAGGCCTCCCACCAGCTCACCTTCGACCCCGTGGACGAGAAGGTCCGCCGTATCGAGGAGGTCGCGGACCGCGCGCGAGCGAGGTTCGGGGCGCGGGCGGTGATGCCGGGGTCGCTGGCCGCGTGA